The Borrelia sp. HM sequence GAGATGATAAAACTTCGTATGCTTCATTTATTTCTTTAAATTTTTCTTCAGCAAATTTGTTTCCTTTATTTTTATCAGGGTGGTATTTTATGGCTAGTTTTTTATAGGCTTTTTTGATTTCTTCCATCGTAGCATTTTTTTGTATGCCAAGTATTTTGTAATAATCTTTAGACATTCAAAACCCCTTGATTTTATTTGTTTCTGTTTTTATACTGTAGTTATTTATATTATTTATGTGTAATAATAATATTATATATATTATAATGAAATTTAAATTTTTTAAAGACCGTTTGTACAGTAGTGATTTTTTTAAGTTTAACCGATTTATCTGTTTATATTGATCTTAGCAAATGTCTAAGTTATGATTTTTTTGATAAAATATTGCGTGAATTTTGTTTTTACTTAGAAATTTTAGGTTTTCCAAAAATAAAGACTCTTTATATTAAATATGAAGCTTTGGATTGTTGCAATAATTCTCGTTTAAAAAGTTTTTTAGCCTCTTTATCTGCAAGGTTTGATTTCATTAAATTGGATGAATTTACTTTTGAATTGCATCCTGAAGAAGTAACTCTTTCTCTTTTGTCAGTATTAAGTGATTTTTCTGTTAGTAGAGTTAGTATTGATATAAATAGTTTTTCTTCGAAATTCTTAGGAATCATGGATAATTTTAATGCACCTATAAAGAATTTAAATTCTGTAGTTGATAATATTCATAAATTTTATTTTGATTTGAACATTGATTTAAATATTTGTATTCCTTATCAAGAAAAAGTACATCTGAAAAATGATTTAGAGAAATTGCTGTCATTTTCTCCCAAGCATGTATGTCTTTCAGAATTTTTAGTCGATGAAAGAAATTATATTGGGCATTCTCAAGATGTGTGTTTTGTTAATGATGAAGCTAAGTCTGAAGATTTGTGGTTTTATGCCCTTAATTTTTTAGAATCTAATGGCTATGTAAATTATGAGATTTCAAATTTTGCCTTAAAAGGCCATGAAAGTAAACATAATTTTAGATATTGGGGGCTTAAACCTTATTTGGGCCTTGGGATAGGTTCTGTTAGTTTACTTATTTGTACTCAAGATGGCAGCCCTAAGGCTGTAATAAGGAATGATAATAATTTTTTAGGCAGTAAAGAATCTTCAGCAACTTTTGAGATTTTAAGTGATTTAGATTTTTTTATTTGTCATTTCATTACCAATCTTGGGACTAAAAATGGTCTTAATATTTCTGTTTTAAAGCATAGGTTTGTATATGATCAAGAGGATTTTTTTAAGTTTATTGATTATCTTTTAAGATTAAATCGATCAGTTGTTTTTTTTAACGATATTCTTTATTTAGATGGACATGAAAGGTTTAAGTTGGATTTATATCTTCGATTGATCTCAGAATATTTAGTTAATAATTGTTTTAAAGTGAAATTTAAGTCTCTTTAACTTCTCCATTTTGATAATATACAATTTTTGTGTTTTGATGATTGAAAATTCCAATTTCAAGTATTCCTGGAATTAGTTTAAAGTATTTCTCAGCACCTTTAGGATTTGCAAGGTTCATTTCTATATCTAAAATATAATTATTATTGTCAGTTATTATTGGACCTGCTTTAGATTTACAAGTTCTTAAAGCATAGTTAAAGTTCATTTTTTCTAAATTAGCTGTAATAAAGGCAAGAGCATCTGGAACAATTTCAATCGGTACAGATATTTTTTTTCCTAAGGTTTGTATAATTTTTGTTTCATCTGCAATAATTAATAATTCATCAGAATTATATGCTACTATTTTTTCCATTAAATGAGCTGCTCCACCACCCTTGATTAGAGTTTTTTTGTCTAATAAAATTTTATCAGCCCCATCAATTGTAATATCGATATTTTTGTTAAATTTTGTGAATTTGGACTCATATATAATATTTTCTTTTGCAAGTAAATATTTTGTATCACTGCTTGTTGGATAAAGTTTTAGATTTGTTAAATCTCCCGATTTTATTTTCTCACTTAAATATTTAATGGCGTAGTAAACGGTTGTTCCTGTTCCAATACCAATGTGCATATTGTTTTTTACATAGTGATCAATTGCATATTGCGAAACTAATTTTTTTTGTTCTTCCATTATTAAATTGTCCTTAATAGCATTAGCTTTAGTAATAAGCTTTTACAATACATTATATCATTCAGGATAGTATAATCAACTGTTTTATTTTTTTAATAAAATTACTGATTAATTTTTTATATTTGTGGCTACTATTAGATATCTTTTTAAGTATTAACATTAGTCAGATTTTGTGATAATTTATAGTGAATAAGGTGTTATTAAAGTAATAAAAACATTTCTTAGGAGATTTTATGTACAAATTAGTTTTAGTGCGGCATGGTGAGAGTGAATGGAATAAAGAAAATCTTTTTACAGGATGGACTGATGTTAAGCTTTCTGAAAAGGGTATTGCTGAAGCTTTAGAGGGGGGTAGAGTTCTTAAGCAAGAAGGCTATTTTTTTGATATTGCTTTTAGCTCATTGTTGGTAAGGGCCAATGATACTTTAAATATTATTTTAAGTGAATTGGGTCAGTCTTATATTAATGTAGAAAAGTCTTGGCGACTCAATGAAAGACATTATGGGGCTTTACAAGGATTAAATAAATCTGAAACTGCTGAGAAGTATGGAGAGGATAAGGTTTTAATATGGAGGCGTAGTTATGATGTTCCTCCTATGCCTTTAGAAGAGTCTGATAATCGTCACCCAATTCATGATATAAGATATAAAGGGATTCCTAAAAGGGAGCTTCCTTCAACAGAATGTTTAAAGGATACTGTTGCAAGAGTGATACCATATTGGACAGATAGAATTGCTAAAGTTATTATTGAGGGGAAAAAAGTTATTATTGCTGCTCATGGTAATTCTTTAAGAGCTCTTGTTAAATATCTTGATAATATGAGTGATGATGACATTTTAAAGCTCAATATTCCAACTGGTATTCCTTTGGTTTATGAACTTGATAAAGAGTTAAGCCCTATTAAACACTATTATTTGGGTGATGAGGATAAAATTAAGGCAGCTATGGAATCTGTTGCCAATCAAGGTAAAAAAAAATAAAGAGTTTGATAATGAATAAAAAGAGATCATATGTAGAATATTAATGATCTCTTTTTAGTTTTGATTTTAGTTAGTTTGATACTAGATCTAAATATAGTGTTTTACAATGTTTTCAAATTTATTAATGCCAATTGTTTTAATAAATCCTGCTAATTTTGGTCCCTTTTCCTTGTTAATTAATATAATATATAGTTGTTTAAAGAATAATGGGGTTTCGATTTTGTTTTCTTTTGCAATAATATAAATATTATCCTGAATTTCTTTTTCAGTTATGCTATCAAAATCTTGTTTTAGAAAATCTAGTAATTGTATGATTGCTTGTTTATTGCTATCATTTAAAGGCTGGATATTATCGAATGTGGATCTTAATGAAAATTTAAAATTTTCAGGCGCGAATTTTTGAATCCAGTTAATTGCGCACTCAATTTTATTAATCAGTTTTTCTTTTTGATTTTCTTTAACATCATTTAAAAATTTTAAAATTTTGTCTTTATCACCTTCAAATATTTGACAAATTACGCTTAAATGTCTAAAACCAATTTGATAAGGAATTTCTTTATCTGGTGCTTTGGGTTGAGATAGTTCATAAATTCTTTTAAAAGCTTCTTTTTTGTCTTTTTTAACATCTTCAACTTCATAATATACCCTTTCAAATTTATCGTAGTCCTCATAGATTTTTATTACATCAAGATCAAATGATATTGAAAATTCTGTGTTGGGTTTTGTAGATGCAAATAAGAATCTTGTAACTTCAGGAGTATATATTTCAAGTACATCTTTTAGTGATATCACGTTGCCTGATGAGGAAGATATTTTGCCACCACACCCTTTAATTGATATGAAATCATATTGAAATGTTATAGGAGGAGTGCCTCCAAAAATTTTTACAATCTTTTTTGAAGTATCAAAGCTTCCTCCACTACTGTGATGATCTTTACCAGCAGGTTCAAAGTCAACGTTTTCATATTTCCATCTCATTGGCCAGTCAATTCTCCACAGAAGTTTTACAGCTCCTGTTTTTCTTAAATCGATTGATTCTTTATTTCCGCATTCGCAATAGTATTCAATGGAATAGTAATGATTATAATTTTTTATTATTGTAGTATCTTTATTGCAATTAGTGCAAAAAACACTAATTGGATACCAGTCATCTGTTAATTTTGTTGTCCTATATTCATTTAGGACTTTGGCTATTTCATCTTTATGATCCAATGCAAACTTAATTTGATTTGAATAATCACTTGACATGTATTTTAGGCTTTGATTTATAAATTCTGGTTCAATTCCTACATTAGGTAGATATTTTTCAAATTCTATTTCATTGGCTTTTGCATAGCTTGACTTGTTAGTTTTAGTGTCAGGTACTCTTGTAATGGCTTGTCTTAAATAGGAATTTAGTAATTTTTGATCTGGCATATTGCTAGGTACTTTTCTAAATACATCATAATTATCCCACGAGTAGATAAATCTTACATTTTTGCCTGCATCTTTTAATGCTCTTGCTACAAGATCAACAGAAATAACTTCTCTAAAGTTTCCAATATGAACGGTTCCTGATGGAGTAATGCCTGATGCAACCGTATATTGTTTCTTTTCACCTTTTTCTTCTATAATTTTTTTTGCATAAAAATCTGCCCAATGTGATGTTTTCATAAAATTACCCTTATTTAAAACTTGATTTTATCATTCTATTTTTTTTGTTGCAAGATTTTAAAGGGATGCTTTATGATATAAATTGTTAATTTATTAGGTTTTTAATTATTTTATTGTTCTTGTTCCAATTTTTCCTTAATTTTACTTGTAAGAACAGGTCGCATTTCTTTTCAAATATTTCTGATATTATTTTTCTTGATTCTTCTCCAATTGCTTTTATTCCTTTTCCTCCCTTGCCAACTATTATGCCCTTTTGACTCTCTCCAGCTACAATAATATTTGTTTTAATTAGAAGTTTATTTTTTCTTTCTTCTAAAATTTCAATTTCTGTATATAAAGAATATGGTAGCTCTTCTTTGAGTTTTCTAATAGTAACACCTCTAATTATTTCGCTAATTCTTAGTTTTATTTCTTGATCCGTATAATATTCTTCAGGATAGTAAAGGGGTCCTTCTTTGAGATTTGCATAAATCTTATCTTTGATTGTTTCAATATTAATTTTTTTTTTAGCAGATATTTTGATAATATTTTCTTTTTTTATTCCTTTTGCATCTAAAAATAGAATTATTTCTTTTTCTTTTGTTTTTGGAATGTCAATTTTGTTGATTATTACTAGGAAAAAAATTTTTGATTTGCTAATAATTGTTAGTATTTCATTTTCTTCAATACCAGGTTCATCTTGAATATCAATTACATAAAGAATGAGTTCTGTCTCTTCAATTGCAGAATATATATTATTCATTAATTCTTTATTAAATTTCTTTTTGCTTAGATGAAAGCCTGGTGTATCTATGAAAATGATTTGACCCCTATTATCTGTAAATATTCCTTTTATTTTGTTTCTAGTAGTTTGTGGTGTAGATGAAATAATTGATATTTGGTGCCCACATATTGAATTTAAAAGTGTAGATTTCCCTGTTGATGGTCTACCTATTATTGATATAAATCCTGATTTCATTTTAGCCTTCTTATTTAAATATATAATATATTATATATAACAATTGATGTATACTATTTTTAAGAGTTTTATTTAAAGGATTATAGTTTGAAAAAAATTAATTTTGAAGTTTTTTGTGAACAATGCGGTGAAAGGGTTCAACTTAGTAAGTCTATATGTCCTAATTGTAAAGCCAAGCTTGGTGATCTTGAGTGTCCAAATTGTAAATATGTAGGTGTTGTTTCTGGGTTTGAAAATGGTTGTCCAAAATGTAGTTATAGTCCTTTTGAAGAACTTAAGGAAAGTCCTTTTAAAAGAAAACATAAAATGAAAATGAGTGGATTTTGGAATGATAATATCTTTTTAAAGACAAGATTTAATTTTGGATTTAATGTGAATGTGATGCTTTATTTATTTGCGAGTTTTTTGATAGTATTGTTTATGACATATATTCTTTTTTTCTAGGGATGATTTCACGTGGGAATTACAGTTTTTCATTTATTTGCTATTTTTCTATCTTTTAAATTTGGTGATGATTTTAAATCTGTTGAAAAAAATATTCAAAAAAACCCTATTTTTTATTATGATGTTAAAGAAGTTGAATTTTCTTTTACTGAAACACAAATGTTAAAGTTTAATGGTAAAAGCCCTTTAAAATATTCTTATTTTAATTTTGATAAAAATAAGCTTTATTCGTATACTTTTGTTTTTGATAAAAGATTAATATCTCAATATTCTATATTTCTTGCTATTAAAGAAAAATTTGGTGATGCTACTGTTGTAACTCCTTTTAATTATCTTTGGTATATTGATAATGTTATTATTGCTTTAAATAATAATATCTTAAGAATGACATTGAAATCTTATATTGATAAGGTTGATAAGACAAATTGAAATTGAATGCTCTTTTTTTTGCGTTAATTTTTTATGTCTCCTGTCATAATCATAATTATGATAAAGAAATTATTATAAATAATGATACTAAGTTTTTTGTTAAACTGGCAGTTGATGATTTTACTAGAGCTAAGGGATATATGGGTATAAAGAGCATAAGTGAGAATAATGGTATGCTTTTTATTTTTAAGAAGGAAAAAAATTTATCTTTTTGGATGAAAGATACTCCTATTCCACTTGAAATTGCTTATATTGATTCTGCTGGTGTTATTAAGGAAATTTATAGTTTGGTGCCTTTTTCAGAAAAACCTGTGAATTCTAAATATAAGGTTAAATATGCACTTGAAGTTTTAGAAGGTTCTTTTTCTAGATTTAAAATTAAAGTAGGTAGCAAAGTAAAGTTTAATTTTGATATTAATTCTTTAAGTGTGGAATAGTTATTTGGCTTTTATTTTTTGAAGCTCTTCTTCTACGTGATCTTGCATTGTATCTTTTTCATTTTGCAAGGTATCGTTATCAGATTCATTAGATACATTTTTAATGTTTGTTTCTGCATCATTACCCTTTATGACTTTTTTAAAGATAGAAACTGTTGTTACAACTTCCTCAATAGCATCAAGTATAAAAGATTCTTTTGCGTTCTCTTCAGCTTTAACAATATATATTAAGGAATTATTACCCCTTTCAGTATCATGGATAATCTCCCATGAACCTAGTACTCTATTATTGTAGCTATCACTCATTAGAGATTCTGATATTTCTTGAATTTTATCTGAATTAATATCGAATGTTTCAACTATGCCAAATATTTCTCTTGTTTTTGATTTTTGATACGAATTTAGCTTGGATCTAATGATTATCTCTATTTTTGTATTATTGCTGATTTTTGATACAATAAAGTCATTTTCTTTGTCTATTTTATATTCAATTTTGTTATTATCAAGTATTTTTTTTATTCTCTTATCATAAATTATATTTTTGTCTTTACAACTTATAAAGTTTATAAGTATTAAAACGGAAATAACTATGCTATATTTTAGTTTATATATGTTTAAGATACTTATTTTTAGCATTTT is a genomic window containing:
- the gpmA gene encoding 2,3-diphosphoglycerate-dependent phosphoglycerate mutase produces the protein MYKLVLVRHGESEWNKENLFTGWTDVKLSEKGIAEALEGGRVLKQEGYFFDIAFSSLLVRANDTLNIILSELGQSYINVEKSWRLNERHYGALQGLNKSETAEKYGEDKVLIWRRSYDVPPMPLEESDNRHPIHDIRYKGIPKRELPSTECLKDTVARVIPYWTDRIAKVIIEGKKVIIAAHGNSLRALVKYLDNMSDDDILKLNIPTGIPLVYELDKELSPIKHYYLGDEDKIKAAMESVANQGKKK
- a CDS encoding DUF192 domain-containing protein — its product is MNALFFALIFYVSCHNHNYDKEIIINNDTKFFVKLAVDDFTRAKGYMGIKSISENNGMLFIFKKEKNLSFWMKDTPIPLEIAYIDSAGVIKEIYSLVPFSEKPVNSKYKVKYALEVLEGSFSRFKIKVGSKVKFNFDINSLSVE
- the rpiA gene encoding ribose 5-phosphate isomerase A, translating into MEEQKKLVSQYAIDHYVKNNMHIGIGTGTTVYYAIKYLSEKIKSGDLTNLKLYPTSSDTKYLLAKENIIYESKFTKFNKNIDITIDGADKILLDKKTLIKGGGAAHLMEKIVAYNSDELLIIADETKIIQTLGKKISVPIEIVPDALAFITANLEKMNFNYALRTCKSKAGPIITDNNNYILDIEMNLANPKGAEKYFKLIPGILEIGIFNHQNTKIVYYQNGEVKET
- the psgB gene encoding HemN-related non-iron pseudo-SAM protein PsgB — its product is MIFLSLTDLSVYIDLSKCLSYDFFDKILREFCFYLEILGFPKIKTLYIKYEALDCCNNSRLKSFLASLSARFDFIKLDEFTFELHPEEVTLSLLSVLSDFSVSRVSIDINSFSSKFLGIMDNFNAPIKNLNSVVDNIHKFYFDLNIDLNICIPYQEKVHLKNDLEKLLSFSPKHVCLSEFLVDERNYIGHSQDVCFVNDEAKSEDLWFYALNFLESNGYVNYEISNFALKGHESKHNFRYWGLKPYLGLGIGSVSLLICTQDGSPKAVIRNDNNFLGSKESSATFEILSDLDFFICHFITNLGTKNGLNISVLKHRFVYDQEDFFKFIDYLLRLNRSVVFFNDILYLDGHERFKLDLYLRLISEYLVNNCFKVKFKSL
- the lysS gene encoding lysine--tRNA ligase, whose amino-acid sequence is MKTSHWADFYAKKIIEEKGEKKQYTVASGITPSGTVHIGNFREVISVDLVARALKDAGKNVRFIYSWDNYDVFRKVPSNMPDQKLLNSYLRQAITRVPDTKTNKSSYAKANEIEFEKYLPNVGIEPEFINQSLKYMSSDYSNQIKFALDHKDEIAKVLNEYRTTKLTDDWYPISVFCTNCNKDTTIIKNYNHYYSIEYYCECGNKESIDLRKTGAVKLLWRIDWPMRWKYENVDFEPAGKDHHSSGGSFDTSKKIVKIFGGTPPITFQYDFISIKGCGGKISSSSGNVISLKDVLEIYTPEVTRFLFASTKPNTEFSISFDLDVIKIYEDYDKFERVYYEVEDVKKDKKEAFKRIYELSQPKAPDKEIPYQIGFRHLSVICQIFEGDKDKILKFLNDVKENQKEKLINKIECAINWIQKFAPENFKFSLRSTFDNIQPLNDSNKQAIIQLLDFLKQDFDSITEKEIQDNIYIIAKENKIETPLFFKQLYIILINKEKGPKLAGFIKTIGINKFENIVKHYI
- the era gene encoding GTPase Era, translated to MKSGFISIIGRPSTGKSTLLNSICGHQISIISSTPQTTRNKIKGIFTDNRGQIIFIDTPGFHLSKKKFNKELMNNIYSAIEETELILYVIDIQDEPGIEENEILTIISKSKIFFLVIINKIDIPKTKEKEIILFLDAKGIKKENIIKISAKKKINIETIKDKIYANLKEGPLYYPEEYYTDQEIKLRISEIIRGVTIRKLKEELPYSLYTEIEILEERKNKLLIKTNIIVAGESQKGIIVGKGGKGIKAIGEESRKIISEIFEKKCDLFLQVKLRKNWNKNNKIIKNLIN